From Bifidobacterium longum subsp. longum JCM 1217, one genomic window encodes:
- a CDS encoding alpha/beta hydrolase: MQMTSQIDAGGNDPIFLMFHGYGNDESEMMRILDAVYAPTRADAAPAAIAAVPSYISFRATYARPYMGGNYWYPDGCGVDERQRECAAVGDAVASLLDASAFAHRRKILIGFSQGGYLSYRLVKVHPTLFDAAILLSPSFMGEEQAALDSPTRFFLAYGAQDRTIPLPDQQTAHQVLERAGHLTYREYSGMAHAICDEEIADIRDFLRAI; encoded by the coding sequence ATGCAGATGACAAGCCAGATCGATGCCGGCGGCAATGACCCCATTTTCCTGATGTTCCACGGTTACGGCAACGACGAAAGCGAGATGATGCGGATTCTCGACGCCGTATATGCGCCGACGCGAGCCGATGCGGCCCCGGCCGCAATTGCCGCCGTACCCAGCTATATCTCGTTCCGCGCCACCTACGCGAGGCCCTATATGGGCGGCAATTACTGGTATCCCGACGGCTGCGGCGTGGACGAGCGCCAACGCGAATGCGCGGCGGTCGGGGATGCGGTGGCTTCACTGCTGGATGCCTCGGCATTCGCCCATCGCAGGAAGATATTGATCGGTTTCTCCCAAGGCGGTTATCTGTCGTATCGTCTGGTCAAGGTGCATCCGACGTTGTTCGATGCCGCGATCCTGCTCAGTCCTTCGTTCATGGGCGAGGAACAGGCGGCGCTTGACTCCCCTACCCGATTCTTCCTGGCGTATGGCGCGCAGGACCGCACGATTCCGCTGCCCGACCAGCAAACGGCCCATCAGGTCCTTGAACGGGCCGGACATCTGACCTATCGCGAGTATTCCGGCATGGCCCATGCCATCTGTGATGAGGAAATCGCCGATATCCGGGATTTCCTACGTGCCATATGA
- a CDS encoding tRNA (adenine-N1)-methyltransferase, which yields MEPRRGPLTAGEKVQFTDRKGKKITDQLVAGGSTQTEHGLILHDDVIGKTEGTVILTVHAKREAQVNQVYPEKDKNKPWKSSRAIGGWEYAVMRPRLADYVLSMPRGAQIMYPKDIAQVIQLGDIRSGMRVLESGAGSGAMSVNLLDAVGERGHLTTIELRPEFAKVAQANATLYYGEAPSWWDLKTGDFDSVAAELPEHWFDRIMLDMLDPWNRLEQAYRVIAPGGVLVSYVTTTTQMSRMAEALRAAGCWTEPQIQESFERTWKAQGLAVRPDHQMIGHTGFLVISRAMASGFEALRKRDRVTKDTQTDIDSLTDEQREAQIEELELRDISDHKLRKVLRDLDRQVGELGNTHE from the coding sequence ATGGAGCCGAGGCGCGGGCCTCTCACCGCAGGCGAGAAAGTGCAGTTCACCGACCGCAAGGGCAAGAAGATCACCGATCAGCTTGTGGCCGGCGGCTCCACGCAGACCGAGCATGGCCTGATTCTGCATGACGATGTGATTGGCAAGACCGAAGGCACCGTAATCCTCACCGTGCATGCCAAGCGCGAGGCACAGGTCAATCAGGTCTACCCCGAGAAAGACAAGAACAAGCCGTGGAAATCGTCGCGCGCCATCGGCGGCTGGGAGTATGCGGTGATGCGCCCGCGACTGGCCGATTATGTGCTTTCGATGCCGCGCGGCGCGCAGATCATGTATCCGAAGGACATCGCCCAAGTTATTCAGCTCGGCGACATCCGCTCCGGCATGCGCGTGCTTGAGTCCGGTGCCGGCTCGGGCGCGATGAGCGTGAACCTGCTGGACGCCGTGGGCGAGCGCGGCCACCTGACCACGATCGAGCTGCGCCCCGAATTCGCCAAGGTCGCCCAAGCCAATGCCACGCTGTACTATGGCGAGGCCCCCAGCTGGTGGGATCTCAAAACCGGCGACTTCGATTCCGTTGCCGCCGAACTGCCCGAACACTGGTTCGACCGCATCATGCTCGACATGCTCGACCCGTGGAACAGGCTCGAGCAGGCATACCGCGTGATTGCCCCCGGCGGCGTGTTGGTCAGTTACGTAACTACCACCACGCAGATGAGCCGCATGGCCGAAGCCCTGCGCGCGGCCGGCTGCTGGACCGAGCCGCAGATCCAGGAATCGTTCGAACGCACATGGAAGGCCCAGGGCCTCGCCGTACGCCCCGACCACCAGATGATCGGTCATACCGGTTTCCTTGTTATCTCGCGCGCCATGGCCTCCGGGTTCGAGGCGCTCAGAAAGCGCGATCGCGTGACCAAGGACACACAGACCGACATCGACTCGCTCACCGACGAACAGCGTGAAGCGCAGATCGAGGAACTGGAACTGCGCGACATCTCCGACCACAAACTACGTAAGGTGTTGCGCGACCTCGACCGTCAGGTGGGAGAACTTGGCAATACGCACGAATAA
- a CDS encoding SixA phosphatase family protein produces the protein MGIKLSKVAKAAKKYDHILIIMRHAKAEPFGDKGDSERELTDKGLKQAKAVGKGIESLGLVPDQISCSSVTRTRQTLDRMLKTFGDKPIVDYRISLYDGGVQAVFDELAHVKAKNRVFMIVGHEPTVSISAQWLASADSDGERLDLLNLGLSPASIVIMGSNKPFDEWQVHSGELLAVINVKDFD, from the coding sequence ATGGGCATCAAGCTGAGTAAAGTCGCCAAAGCGGCGAAGAAATACGACCATATTCTCATCATCATGAGGCATGCCAAGGCTGAGCCGTTCGGCGACAAGGGTGACTCGGAGCGCGAGCTCACCGACAAAGGTCTGAAACAGGCGAAGGCCGTGGGCAAGGGCATCGAGTCGTTGGGACTGGTGCCCGACCAAATCTCCTGCTCGTCCGTTACCCGCACGCGCCAGACGTTGGACCGCATGCTCAAGACCTTTGGCGACAAGCCAATCGTCGACTACCGCATCAGCCTGTATGACGGGGGAGTGCAGGCGGTGTTCGACGAGCTCGCCCACGTCAAGGCCAAGAATCGCGTGTTCATGATCGTGGGCCACGAGCCGACTGTGTCGATCAGCGCCCAATGGCTCGCCTCCGCCGACTCCGACGGCGAACGACTCGACCTGCTGAATTTGGGACTTTCGCCCGCATCCATCGTGATCATGGGATCGAACAAACCGTTCGACGAATGGCAGGTGCACAGCGGCGAACTGCTCGCGGTCATCAATGTGAAAGACTTCGACTAA
- the metE gene encoding 5-methyltetrahydropteroyltriglutamate--homocysteine S-methyltransferase — translation MSTLTSVSGFPRIGQNRELKKIIEGYWKGANDLAAVKATAAELRAKHWKLQQAAGIDLIPSNDFSYYDQMLDTAILLNVIPQRYARLSFDNQEDTLFAMARGYQGDKGDVTALPMKKWFTTNYHYLVPEVESAAEIKLNSTKPFDEFNEAKALGIDTKPVFIGPYTFLKLARTPEATELELDKGLVNAVAAVYVEVLAKFNELGAAWVQLDEPYLVLDKEPGDVELFKTLYTKILSAKGNVKVLLNTYFGHIADVYETVNLLGFDGIGLDLNEGREENLEAVAKYGVASNTTIFAGVINGRNIWRNNYATSLGLVDALKQVTANVAVSTASSLLHVPFSTEGETGIPAEDLKHFAFAVQKLDELKEVAALADATEDEKKASAALAANQALFDGTRVAADPAVAERIGKLSDADYVRQPAREERQALQREALGLPLLPTTTIGSFPQTKEIRAERAKLRKGEVTKEAYDEFIKAQIDAVIKKQEEIGLDVLVHGEFERNDMVEYFGQNLNGFLFTKNAWVQSYGTRCVKPPIVWGDVSRANPITVEWSAYAQSKTDHVMKGMLTGPVTILNWSWPREDITHEEQTKQLALAIRDEVLDLEAAGIKVIQIDEAALREKLPLRKSDWHVKYLDWAVPAFRLVHSAVKPTTQIHTHMCYSEFNDIIRDIDAMDADVISFEASRGDLVVLDAIHDAHFETEAGPGVYDIHSPRIPSEKEIEDRIYEILDKMDVKKVWINPDCGLKTRGNAETWPSLENLVAAAKAVRAKLDK, via the coding sequence ATGTCCACTCTGACTTCCGTCTCCGGCTTCCCCCGCATCGGGCAGAACCGCGAACTGAAGAAGATCATCGAAGGCTACTGGAAGGGTGCCAACGACCTCGCCGCCGTCAAGGCCACCGCCGCCGAACTGCGCGCCAAGCACTGGAAGCTGCAGCAGGCCGCCGGCATCGACCTCATTCCCAGCAACGACTTCAGCTACTACGATCAGATGCTGGACACCGCCATCCTTCTCAACGTGATTCCGCAGCGTTACGCACGTCTCTCCTTCGACAACCAGGAGGACACGCTCTTCGCCATGGCCCGCGGCTACCAGGGCGACAAGGGCGACGTGACCGCCCTGCCGATGAAGAAGTGGTTCACCACCAACTACCACTATCTGGTGCCCGAAGTCGAGTCGGCCGCGGAGATCAAGCTCAACTCCACCAAGCCGTTCGACGAGTTCAACGAGGCCAAGGCGCTGGGCATCGACACCAAGCCCGTGTTCATCGGCCCGTACACGTTCCTGAAGCTCGCCCGTACCCCGGAAGCCACCGAACTCGAGCTCGACAAGGGCCTGGTCAACGCCGTGGCCGCCGTCTACGTCGAAGTGCTCGCCAAGTTCAACGAGCTCGGCGCCGCATGGGTCCAGCTCGACGAGCCGTACCTCGTGCTCGACAAGGAGCCGGGCGACGTTGAACTCTTCAAGACCCTGTACACCAAGATCCTGTCCGCCAAGGGCAATGTCAAGGTGCTGCTCAACACCTACTTCGGCCACATCGCCGACGTGTACGAGACCGTCAACCTGCTCGGCTTCGACGGCATCGGCTTGGACCTCAACGAAGGTCGCGAGGAGAACCTCGAAGCCGTCGCCAAGTATGGCGTGGCCTCCAACACCACCATCTTCGCCGGCGTGATCAACGGCCGCAACATCTGGCGCAACAACTACGCCACCTCCCTCGGCCTGGTCGACGCCCTGAAGCAGGTCACCGCCAACGTGGCCGTCTCCACCGCATCCTCCCTGCTGCACGTGCCGTTCAGCACCGAAGGCGAGACCGGCATCCCGGCCGAAGACCTCAAGCACTTCGCGTTCGCCGTCCAGAAGCTCGACGAGCTCAAGGAAGTCGCCGCCCTGGCCGACGCCACCGAGGACGAGAAGAAGGCATCCGCCGCCCTCGCCGCCAACCAGGCTCTGTTCGACGGCACCCGCGTGGCCGCCGACCCGGCCGTCGCCGAGCGCATCGGCAAGCTGTCCGACGCCGACTACGTGCGTCAGCCTGCCCGCGAGGAGCGTCAGGCCCTGCAGCGCGAGGCCCTCGGCCTGCCGCTGCTGCCGACCACCACCATCGGCTCCTTCCCCCAGACCAAGGAGATTCGCGCCGAGCGTGCCAAGCTGCGCAAGGGCGAGGTCACCAAGGAAGCCTACGACGAGTTCATCAAAGCCCAGATCGACGCCGTCATCAAGAAGCAGGAGGAGATCGGCCTCGACGTGCTGGTCCACGGCGAGTTCGAGCGTAACGACATGGTCGAATATTTCGGCCAGAACCTCAACGGCTTCCTGTTCACCAAGAACGCTTGGGTCCAGTCCTACGGCACCCGTTGCGTCAAGCCCCCGATCGTCTGGGGCGACGTTTCCCGCGCCAACCCGATTACCGTGGAATGGTCCGCGTACGCCCAGTCCAAGACCGACCATGTGATGAAGGGCATGCTCACCGGCCCGGTGACCATCCTCAACTGGTCCTGGCCGCGCGAGGACATCACCCACGAGGAGCAGACCAAGCAGCTCGCCCTCGCCATCCGCGACGAAGTGCTCGATCTCGAGGCCGCCGGTATCAAGGTCATCCAGATCGATGAGGCCGCCCTGCGTGAGAAGCTGCCGCTGCGCAAGTCCGACTGGCACGTCAAGTACCTCGACTGGGCCGTTCCGGCCTTCCGTCTGGTGCACTCCGCCGTCAAGCCGACCACCCAGATTCACACCCACATGTGCTACTCCGAGTTCAACGACATCATCCGCGACATCGACGCGATGGATGCCGACGTGATCTCCTTCGAAGCCTCCCGTGGCGATCTGGTGGTGCTCGACGCCATTCATGACGCGCACTTCGAGACCGAGGCCGGCCCGGGCGTCTACGACATTCACTCCCCGCGTATTCCTTCCGAGAAGGAGATCGAGGATCGTATCTACGAGATCCTTGACAAGATGGACGTCAAGAAGGTGTGGATCAACCCTGACTGCGGTCTGAAGACCCGTGGTAACGCCGAGACCTGGCCGAGCCTGGAGAACCTGGTCGCCGCCGCCAAGGCCGTGCGCGCCAAGCTCGACAAGTAG
- the metF gene encoding methylenetetrahydrofolate reductase [NAD(P)H], protein MHSPMFTLEVFPPKRNAPVGTIYDTLDGLEGLNPDFISVTYGHGTHSDRTATARIAHTISKEYGIPAVAHLTALYSDKAKIDEALDMFEEAGVSAVLALRGDYIDGEQLVGEFNHASDLVSYIRSVKPDFKVFGACYPEGHYQADSLDQDIENLKIKVDAGVTHLISQLFYDNEDFYRFLDKARAAGITVPIEAGIMPVRGAKSVHRMAERNASRIPDKLNTLLNKWGDDIQSLRAAGILYASEQIADLVAHDVDGVHLYSMNHPATTRRIWRNAEPLFRGTQG, encoded by the coding sequence ATGCATTCCCCGATGTTCACCCTTGAGGTCTTTCCCCCGAAGCGCAACGCGCCTGTTGGCACCATCTACGACACCCTCGACGGACTCGAAGGGCTGAACCCCGACTTCATCTCCGTGACCTACGGTCACGGCACCCATTCCGACCGCACCGCCACCGCGCGCATCGCCCACACGATCAGCAAGGAATACGGCATCCCCGCAGTCGCCCACCTGACCGCGCTCTACTCCGACAAGGCCAAGATCGATGAGGCTCTCGACATGTTCGAGGAAGCCGGCGTGAGCGCTGTGCTCGCGCTGCGCGGCGACTACATCGACGGCGAGCAGCTGGTCGGCGAGTTCAACCACGCCAGCGACCTCGTGTCATACATCCGCTCCGTGAAGCCGGACTTCAAGGTGTTTGGTGCTTGCTACCCGGAAGGCCACTATCAGGCTGACTCGCTGGACCAGGACATCGAAAACCTCAAAATCAAGGTCGATGCCGGCGTCACTCACCTGATTTCCCAGCTCTTCTACGACAATGAGGACTTCTACCGCTTCCTCGACAAGGCGCGCGCCGCCGGCATCACCGTGCCGATCGAGGCGGGCATCATGCCGGTGCGTGGCGCCAAGTCCGTGCATCGCATGGCCGAGCGCAACGCCTCGCGCATCCCGGACAAGCTCAACACCCTGCTGAACAAGTGGGGGGACGACATCCAGTCCCTGCGTGCCGCCGGCATCCTCTACGCTTCCGAGCAGATCGCCGACCTCGTGGCCCACGACGTGGACGGCGTCCACCTGTATTCGATGAACCACCCCGCCACCACGCGCCGTATCTGGCGCAATGCGGAACCGTTGTTCCGCGGTACGCAAGGTTGA
- the bsh gene encoding choloylglycine hydrolase encodes MCTGVRFSDDEGNTYFGRNLDWSFSYGETILVTPRGYHYDTVFGAGGKAKPNAVIGVGVVMADRPMYFDCANEHGLAIAGLNFPGYASFVHEPVEGTENVATFEFPLWVARNFDSVDEVEEALRNVTLVSQIVPGQQESLLHWFIGDGKRSIVVEQMADGMHVHHDDVDVLTNQPTFDFHMENLRNYMCVSNEMAEPTSWGKASLTAWGAGVGMHGIPGDVSSPSRFVRVAYTNAHYPQQNDEAANVSRLFHTLGSVQMVDGMAKMGDGQFERTLFTSGYSSKTNTYYMNTYDDPAIRSYAMADYDMDSSELISVAR; translated from the coding sequence ATGTGCACTGGTGTCCGTTTCTCCGATGATGAGGGCAACACCTATTTCGGCCGTAATCTCGACTGGAGTTTCTCATATGGGGAGACCATCCTGGTCACTCCGCGCGGCTACCACTATGACACGGTGTTCGGTGCGGGCGGCAAGGCGAAGCCGAACGCGGTGATCGGCGTGGGTGTGGTCATGGCCGATAGGCCGATGTATTTCGACTGCGCCAATGAACATGGTCTGGCCATCGCCGGCTTGAATTTCCCCGGCTACGCCTCGTTCGTCCACGAACCGGTCGAAGGCACGGAAAACGTCGCCACGTTCGAATTTCCGCTGTGGGTGGCGCGTAATTTCGACTCCGTCGACGAGGTCGAGGAGGCGCTCAGGAACGTGACGCTCGTCTCCCAGATCGTGCCGGGACAGCAGGAGTCTCTGCTGCACTGGTTCATCGGCGACGGCAAGCGCAGCATCGTCGTCGAGCAGATGGCCGATGGCATGCACGTGCATCATGATGACGTCGATGTGCTGACCAATCAGCCGACGTTCGACTTCCATATGGAAAACCTGCGCAACTACATGTGCGTCAGCAACGAGATGGCCGAACCGACTTCATGGGGCAAGGCCTCCTTGACCGCCTGGGGTGCGGGTGTGGGCATGCATGGCATCCCGGGCGACGTGAGTTCCCCGTCGCGCTTCGTTCGTGTGGCCTACACCAACGCGCATTACCCGCAGCAGAACGATGAAGCCGCCAATGTGTCGCGCCTGTTCCACACCCTCGGCTCCGTGCAGATGGTGGACGGCATGGCGAAGATGGGCGACGGCCAGTTCGAACGCACGCTGTTCACCAGCGGATATTCGTCCAAGACCAACACCTATTACATGAACACCTATGATGACCCCGCCATCCGTTCCTACGCCATGGCCGATTACGATATGGATTCCTCGGAGCTCATCAGCGTCGCCCGATGA
- a CDS encoding bifunctional [glutamine synthetase] adenylyltransferase/[glutamine synthetase]-adenylyl-L-tyrosine phosphorylase, which produces MESSIFKPSSMDLIRAGLQDLDKARALFDQLKADDIPDERCAELLSALAHACDPDMALSNFVDIVNAMQSSQRDLEHVIPDNDALKRLVTVLGVSDAMGKFMRFKPQLVEAAAVDNCNSHLFNHAQRRARLLKAVGADPDEPAMPVASKDLAEAATALRSSYRNQLAAIIAQDAVADDPTSIQPTISRELSDLADAALEGALAIARHETEGSEHVRFTIIGMGKLGAQELNYVSDVDLIYVVEPADKDVDHQTLIRVGTKMGTMLQRVCQSAIMGVAEQPLWQIDGGLRPEGKDGALVRVLSSHKNYYEQWAENWEFQALLKARPVAGDPDLGQAYMDMTRPFVWSASKRKNFVYDCQKMRKRVEDLIPAPLKDREIKLGRGGLRDVEFTVQMLQLVHGRTDESLRTSNTLDSLQRLSEGGYVSRKQAVRMSQDYRFERVMEHRQQIWSLKRTHLFPDLGRASVGGLEKKRDIDVDELNQNQELRRLARAFGLHPEELVDKYDDTRREVRHLHLDIYYRPMLPVNAQMENDQIVLSVEAAQERFESIGFGDPDAAIRHVQALTAGVGRAAKINRIILPAVLQWLGEGQNPDMGLLNWRKLEENFGTESGYLGFLRDSTSAAQRLCHILSNSRFLGDALNKSVESISWLGDDDNLQARTREALDVQTGSALERFGSNINEFATSMRAMRRHEIERIGLSWMSGVISDSDSLKAMTDVYDAIIDASLTWAVRHQIAEFGVETAPAGITVIAMGRYGGREVNFSSDADAILIYRPADDADDGQANAFAKKVVEDLRNILQGPTTLEPKIELDLDLRPEGKNGPLVRSYASCEEYYESWASTWERQALLRARYAAGDAELARDFLINIADPLRYPTTELTEAELQNIRKLKARMEAERLPRGVRRERHLKLGKGGLSDVEWTVQLMQLQHAGDIKDLRVNGTLEALDVLEAKKLISAIDAIQLRKAWTLCTAARNGSYLWSGRANQADILPDDIYSLGGIAVYLGYGAHRGQHFENDLLAVMRKCRDVCQRLFYGKTEGEAAAATTATASAATQQPQTAPRPRMHVIAPRLERNRRRAQR; this is translated from the coding sequence ATGGAATCGTCGATCTTCAAACCCAGCTCCATGGACCTCATCAGGGCAGGTCTGCAAGACCTCGACAAGGCCCGCGCCTTGTTCGACCAGCTCAAGGCGGACGACATTCCCGATGAGCGATGCGCCGAACTGCTGAGCGCGCTGGCCCACGCCTGCGACCCCGATATGGCATTGAGCAATTTCGTGGATATCGTCAACGCGATGCAATCCAGCCAGCGCGATCTGGAACACGTCATCCCCGACAACGACGCCCTGAAGCGTCTGGTCACGGTGCTCGGCGTCTCCGACGCGATGGGCAAGTTCATGCGCTTCAAGCCGCAGCTTGTGGAGGCGGCAGCAGTCGACAACTGCAACAGCCATCTGTTCAATCACGCGCAACGCCGTGCACGTCTGCTCAAGGCGGTCGGCGCGGACCCGGACGAACCGGCCATGCCCGTCGCCTCCAAGGATCTGGCCGAAGCGGCCACGGCCCTGCGTTCCAGCTACCGGAACCAACTGGCCGCCATCATCGCCCAGGATGCCGTGGCGGACGACCCGACCTCCATCCAACCGACCATCAGCCGCGAACTGTCCGACCTCGCGGACGCGGCGCTCGAAGGCGCGCTGGCCATCGCCCGCCACGAAACCGAGGGCAGCGAGCACGTGCGCTTCACCATCATCGGCATGGGCAAACTCGGCGCACAGGAACTGAACTACGTCTCCGACGTGGACCTCATCTACGTGGTCGAACCGGCCGACAAGGATGTGGACCATCAGACGCTGATTCGCGTGGGCACCAAGATGGGCACCATGTTACAGCGCGTCTGCCAGTCCGCCATCATGGGCGTGGCCGAGCAGCCGCTGTGGCAGATCGACGGCGGCCTGCGCCCGGAAGGCAAGGACGGCGCGCTGGTGCGCGTGCTCTCCTCGCACAAGAACTATTACGAGCAGTGGGCCGAGAATTGGGAGTTCCAAGCGCTGCTCAAGGCCCGCCCGGTGGCCGGCGACCCCGACCTCGGTCAGGCCTACATGGACATGACCCGGCCGTTCGTGTGGAGCGCATCCAAGCGCAAGAACTTCGTCTACGACTGCCAGAAAATGCGCAAGCGCGTGGAGGATTTGATTCCCGCGCCCCTGAAGGACCGCGAGATTAAGCTCGGCCGCGGCGGTCTGCGCGATGTGGAATTCACCGTGCAGATGCTCCAGCTCGTACACGGCCGCACCGACGAATCGCTGCGCACCAGCAACACGCTCGACTCGCTGCAGCGCCTGTCCGAAGGCGGCTATGTCTCGCGCAAGCAGGCCGTGCGCATGTCCCAGGACTACCGCTTCGAGCGCGTGATGGAACATCGCCAGCAGATCTGGTCCCTGAAGCGCACGCACCTGTTCCCGGACCTCGGCCGGGCCTCGGTCGGAGGCCTCGAAAAGAAGCGCGACATCGACGTGGACGAGCTCAACCAGAACCAGGAGCTGCGCCGACTCGCCCGCGCATTCGGCCTGCACCCGGAAGAACTCGTCGACAAGTACGACGACACCCGCCGCGAAGTACGCCACCTGCACCTCGACATCTACTATCGCCCGATGCTGCCGGTCAACGCCCAGATGGAGAACGACCAGATCGTCCTGAGCGTCGAGGCAGCACAGGAACGATTCGAATCCATCGGTTTCGGCGACCCGGACGCCGCCATCCGCCACGTGCAGGCGCTCACCGCCGGCGTGGGGCGCGCGGCCAAAATCAACCGCATCATTCTGCCCGCCGTCTTGCAGTGGCTGGGCGAGGGCCAGAACCCGGACATGGGCCTGCTCAACTGGCGCAAACTGGAGGAGAACTTCGGCACCGAATCCGGCTACCTCGGCTTCCTGCGCGACTCCACCTCCGCCGCCCAGCGCCTGTGCCACATCCTGTCCAACTCACGATTCCTGGGCGACGCGCTCAACAAGTCGGTCGAATCGATCAGCTGGCTTGGCGACGACGACAATCTGCAGGCCCGCACGCGCGAGGCCTTGGACGTGCAGACCGGCTCGGCGCTGGAACGTTTCGGCTCGAACATCAACGAGTTCGCCACCTCCATGCGCGCCATGCGCCGCCACGAAATCGAACGCATCGGCCTGTCTTGGATGAGCGGTGTGATCAGCGACTCCGACAGTCTCAAGGCCATGACCGACGTGTATGACGCGATCATCGATGCCTCCCTGACCTGGGCCGTGCGCCACCAGATCGCCGAGTTCGGCGTCGAAACCGCGCCGGCCGGCATCACCGTCATCGCCATGGGCCGTTACGGCGGGCGCGAAGTGAACTTCAGCTCCGATGCGGATGCCATTCTCATCTACCGTCCGGCCGACGATGCCGACGACGGCCAAGCCAACGCCTTCGCCAAGAAGGTCGTGGAAGACCTGCGCAACATCCTGCAAGGACCGACGACGCTGGAACCCAAGATCGAACTCGACCTGGACCTGCGCCCGGAAGGCAAGAACGGCCCGCTCGTGCGCTCCTATGCCTCCTGCGAGGAATACTACGAATCCTGGGCTTCGACCTGGGAGCGCCAGGCGCTGCTGCGCGCCCGGTACGCGGCCGGCGACGCTGAACTGGCGCGGGACTTCCTGATCAACATCGCCGACCCGCTGCGCTACCCGACCACGGAACTGACTGAAGCAGAATTGCAGAACATCCGCAAGCTCAAGGCCCGCATGGAAGCCGAGCGTCTGCCGCGCGGCGTGCGCCGTGAACGGCATCTGAAGCTCGGCAAGGGCGGCTTGTCTGACGTGGAATGGACCGTGCAACTCATGCAGCTCCAGCACGCCGGCGATATCAAAGATCTGCGCGTCAACGGCACGCTGGAGGCATTGGACGTGCTGGAAGCCAAGAAGCTCATCAGCGCTATCGACGCGATTCAGCTGCGCAAGGCATGGACGTTGTGCACCGCGGCCCGCAACGGCAGCTATCTGTGGAGTGGGCGCGCCAACCAGGCCGATATTCTGCCTGATGACATCTATTCGCTGGGCGGCATCGCCGTCTACCTCGGCTACGGCGCCCACCGCGGCCAGCATTTCGAGAACGACCTGCTGGCCGTGATGCGCAAATGCCGTGACGTATGCCAGCGCTTGTTCTATGGGAAGACCGAAGGCGAGGCGGCTGCGGCAACCACCGCCACGGCCTCCGCCGCAACGCAGCAGCCGCAAACCGCCCCTCGCCCGCGTATGCACGTGATCGCACCGCGACTGGAACGAAATCGACGCCGCGCGCAGCGATAA
- the pyrB gene encoding aspartate carbamoyltransferase — MVGKSVVTLDGLSTNQILDLLHKAEYIDSHRKEIAHTCDGRVLATLFYEPSTRTRLSFETAMLRLGGKVIGFAGAQLASVTKGESIADTLKTVSNYVDVVAIRHPKEGAALVASRAASVPVINAGDGGHMHPTQTLADLATLQSRFGRITDLTVGLCGDLTFGRTVHSLIETLCRFGNVRFVLISPDELKTPQYVIDRINATDSCSYVEVRDLASVIGDLDVLYMTRVQKERFFNEDDYLRLRDTYILDEEKLQLAKPSMAVLHPLPRVNEIAVDVDDDPRAAYFEQVKNGMLVRMALESTVVGDELPGYEPLNPKEVQA; from the coding sequence ATGGTCGGCAAAAGCGTCGTAACGCTGGACGGCCTGTCTACAAACCAGATTCTCGACCTGCTGCATAAGGCCGAATACATCGATTCCCACCGCAAAGAGATTGCCCATACCTGCGATGGGCGAGTGCTGGCCACGCTGTTCTACGAGCCCTCCACCCGTACGCGCCTGAGCTTTGAGACCGCAATGCTACGTCTCGGCGGCAAGGTCATCGGATTCGCCGGCGCGCAGCTGGCCTCCGTGACCAAGGGCGAATCCATCGCCGACACGTTGAAGACCGTGTCCAACTACGTGGACGTGGTCGCCATCCGTCACCCGAAGGAGGGTGCCGCGCTGGTGGCCTCCCGCGCCGCATCCGTGCCGGTAATCAACGCCGGCGACGGCGGCCACATGCACCCCACGCAGACGCTGGCCGACCTGGCCACGCTGCAGTCGCGCTTCGGCCGCATCACCGACCTGACCGTGGGACTGTGCGGCGATTTGACCTTCGGCCGCACCGTGCACTCCCTGATCGAGACCCTGTGCCGCTTCGGCAACGTGCGCTTCGTGCTCATCAGCCCGGACGAGCTCAAGACCCCGCAGTACGTGATCGACCGCATCAACGCCACCGACAGCTGCTCCTACGTGGAAGTGCGCGACCTGGCCTCCGTGATCGGCGACCTCGACGTGCTGTACATGACCCGCGTACAGAAGGAACGCTTCTTCAACGAAGACGACTACCTGCGCCTGCGCGACACCTACATTCTCGACGAAGAGAAGCTGCAGCTCGCCAAGCCGTCCATGGCCGTGCTTCACCCGCTGCCGCGCGTCAACGAAATCGCCGTGGACGTGGACGACGACCCGCGTGCCGCCTACTTCGAACAGGTCAAGAACGGCATGCTCGTGCGCATGGCCCTCGAAAGCACCGTGGTGGGCGACGAACTGCCCGGATACGAACCGCTCAACCCCAAGGAGGTTCAGGCCTGA